The Halorhodospira halophila SL1 genomic sequence CTGGGGGCATTGAGGAACCGCTGGGCCTCGCTCCGCGCCCCTTCAAAGGCGGTGGTGGCCTCCTGGGAGAGGGTGTGCACCCCGCGGTGCACGTTGGCGTAGTAGTGCTGATAACAATCGAGCTCGGCATCGATCACCGACTGCGGCTTCTGCGCACTGGCCGCGCTGTCGAGGTAGACCAGCGGCCGTCCGTTGACCTCCCGGCGGAGCACCGGAAACTCGGCGCGCAGCCGATCCATGTCCACGAGCCCCTCACGGGCCGGCTCCTCGACCATGCTCATGCCTCGAACCCCTCCAGTTGCTCGCCACCGGGCAGAAACCGACGCAGGAGCGCACGCTCGTAGTCGGCGGCCTGCGAACAGCGCACGGTCTCCAGGACTTCGGCGACAAAGGCGTAGGTAAGCAGGCTTTTGGCCACCAGCGGATCGATGCCGCGGGCGCGCATGTAGAACAGCGCCTGCTCGTCGAGCTCCCCCACGGTGGAGCCGTGGGTGCAGCGGACGTCGTCGGCGAAGATCTCCAGGCGCGGATTGGAGTGCGCGAACGCCCGCGGGCTGAGGAGCAGGTTGCGGTTCTCCTGCTCCGCGTCGGTCTTCTGCGCCCCCGGGTGGACCTTGATCAGTCCATCGAAGACGCTCTCCGAGCGGCCGTCGAGCACCCCCTTGAAGACCTGACGGCTGCGGGTGTGCTCGGCGTCGTGGTGGACCCAGGTGTGGTGGTCCACGAAGCGCTGGCCGTCACTGAGGTGGACCCCGGTGAGATCCCCCTCGCCGTTGTCGCCCTGGACCGTCGCCTCGATGTCCACGCGCACCTTGTCGCCCCCCCAGACGAAGGAGTGGGCGCCGACCCGGGCGTCGCGCGCGGCGGTGCCGCTGACCGCGCCAAGTTGGCAGCCGGCATCGCCCTCTTCGCTGATCCGGGTCAGATCCACCTGGGCGCCGGCATCGGCCACCAACTCGGTGACCGGGCAGCTTAGGTAGGCGGCCTCAGGGTCACCGCTGTGGTACTCCACCACGCGCAGGTGGCTGGCCTCCTCACCGTGGACGATCACCCGCGGATAGACGGCGTGCCCGGCGCAGGCCGCACTGGTGTAGCAGACAATCAGCAGTGGCGCCTCGATCATCGCCCCGCGGGCAACGTGGATCGCCACCCCTTCGTCCATCAGTGCCGTGTTGAGGGCAATGAAGGGGCTGTTGGCCGGGTCGGCATGGGCCGCCAGGTGCTGCTGCAGCCACGCCACGTCGTCGGCCAGCGCCTGGCTCAGGGGCTGGACGGAGAGGCCGGCCGGCAGTTCGGCGTAGTCCGAACGCGATGCATCCAGGTAACCATCGATGAAGACCAGCCGCGGCCCATCCGAGCGCGGCAGGAGCTGATCGACCCGGCCGGCGAGACCGTCATCCACCGCCCCGGCGGTCTGCGGCGGATGAAAGTCGCTGCGCAGCACCGGGGTCAGATCGATGTGCTTCCACGCCTCCCAGCGTCGGGTCGGGAAGCCGTGGGCATCGAAGGTGGCCATGGCCGCGCGGCGGCGCTCGGCCAGCCACTCCGGCCCCCGTGCCGTACGGCCGTCGAAGACGGCGCGGGGCACGCTCTTGAGCTCTTCCACTGCTCCCATGTCAGGCAGCCTCCTCGTCCTCGAACAGAGCGTAGCCGGTCCGCTCCAGCTCCTCGGCCAGCTCCTTGCCGCCGGAGCGCACGATGCGCCCGTTGACCATGACGTGCACATGGTCCGGCACGATGTAGCTGAGCAGCCGCTGGTAGTGGGTGATAATCAGAAACGAGCGCTGCGGATCGCGCATGCTGTTCACGCCATCGGCCACGGCACGCAGCGCGTCGATGTCCAGCCCCGAGTCGGTCTCGTCGAGGATGCACAGCCGCGGCTCAAGCATGGCCATGTGGAAGATCTCGTTGCGCTTCTTCTCGCCGCCGGAGAAGCCGGCATTGACCGGCCGGCTGAGCAGCGACTCATCCAGCTTCACCCACTGCGCCCGCTCGCGGGCCATCTTGAGGAAGCTGACCGGGTCGATCTCGCCCTCGCCCCGAGCCTCGCGGGCGGCGTTGACGGCAGCCTTGAGGAAGTAGCTGTTGCTCACCCCGGGGATCTCCACAGGGTACTGGAAGCCGAGGAAGACACCGGCCCGGGCCCGCTCCTCGGGCTCCATCTCGAACAGGTCCTGCCCGTCGAAGGTCACCGAGCCGTCAGTGACCTCGTAGCTCTCGTCGCCGGCGAGGATCTTGGACAGCGTGCTCTTGCCCGAGCCGTTGGGCCCCATGATGGCGTGGACCTCGCCGGGGCCCATCTCGAAATCGATGCCCTTGAGGATCTCGGTCGCCTCGACGCTGGCATGGAGGTTGTTGATCTTCAGCATGGTCTGCCTCTCCTGGGATTCTGTCTTATCCAACGCTATCCTCGAGGGTGACCTCGAGCAGCTTCTGCGCCTCGACGGCGAACTCCATGGGCAGCTTCTGGAAGACCTCCTTGCAGAAGCCGTTGACGATCATGGAGACCGCATCCTCTTCGCTGATCCCGCGCTGCTTGCAGTAGAAGATCTGGTCATCGCCGATCTTGGAGGTGGTCGCCTCGTGCTCGAGCTGCGCCGTGGGGTTCTGGATGTCGATGTACGGGAAGGTGTGGGCACCGCAGTGGGAACTCATCAGCATGGAGTCGCACTGCGAATAGTTGCGGGCGTTGCCCGCCGTGGGCAGCACCTTGACCAGACCACGGTAGCTCTGTTGCCCGTAGTCCGCCGAGATCCCCTTGGAGATGATGTGACTGCGGGTGTTGTTGCCGATGTGGATCATCTTGGTGCCGGTATCGGCCTGCTGCCGGCCCCGGGTCACCGCCACGGAGTAGAACTCACCTATGGAGTCGTCGCCCTTGAGCACGCAGCTCGGGTACTTCCAGGTGATCGCCGAGCCGGTCTCCACCTGGGTCCAGGAGATCTTCGAGCGTTTACCGGCGCACAGGCCGCGCTTGGTGACGAAGTTATAGACGCCACCGACGCCGTTGGCGTCGCCGGGGTACCAGTTCTGCACCGTGGAGTATTTGATCTGCGCATCATCGTGGGCGTAGAGCTCAACTACGGCGGCGTGGAGCTGGTTCTCGTCACGCTGCGGTGCGGTGCACCCCTCCAGGTAGGACACCGAGCTGCCCTTCTCGGCGATGATCAGCGTGCGCTCGAACTGCCCGGTATGCCCGGCGTTGATGCGGAAGTAGGTGGAGAGCTCCATGGGGCACTCCACCCCCTCGGGGATGTAGACGAACGAGCCATCGGAGAACACCGCCGAGTTCAGGGCGGCGAAGAAGTTGTCCTTGCGCGGCACAACGCTGCCGATGTACTGCCGCACCAGCTCCGGATACTCGTGCAGCGCCTCGGAGATCGAGCAGAAGATCACGCCGTGCTTGGCCAGCTCCTCCTTGAAGGTGGTGGCCACGGAGACCGAGTCGAAGACCGCATCCACCGCCACGTTGGGGCGCTCGGTCCCCTCCTCCGCCTCCTGGACACCGGCGAGCATCTTCTGCTCGTGCAGCGGGATGCCGAGCTTTTCATAGGTCTCGAGCAGCTTGGGATCGACCTCATCGAGGCTCTTCGGCCCCTCCTTGGGAGCGGCGTAATAGGAGATGGCCTGGAAGTCGATGGGCGGGAACTGTACGTTCTGCCACTCCGGAACGGCCATCTCCAGCCAGCCGCGGTAGGCCTCGAGCCGCCACTGGAGCATCCACTCCGGCTCGCCCTTCTTCTCGGAGATGAACCGGATGGTCTCCTCGTTGAGCCCCGGTGGTGCAAACTCCTGCTCGATATCGGTGAAGAAGCCGGCCTCGTAACCCCGGCTGGTGAACCGTTCGATGGTCTCGTTGCTGCTCGCCATGTCGCCCAAGCCTCCGGCTGCTCAGTGGCCAATAACCTGTTGACGGGGGTAGATCCCCACCGGCGCGCTGGCCGGTTCGCCCATCTCCGCCAGACTCACCGCCGCCAGGGCCTGACGGACCACAGAGCTGATCCGCGACCAGGCGGCGCTGGCGTTGCAATCCTCAACATGCGTGCAAGTATCGGTCCCGCTCTCGACGCACTCGGTGAAGGCAATGGGTCCCTCAAGGGCCTCGATGACCTCGGCCACCGAGATCTCCTCGGGTGGCCGGGCCAGTCCGTAGCCGCCCTTGGCGCCGCGATAGGAGCACAGCAGTCCGGCGTGCACCAGCTGCTTCATGACCTTGCTCACCATCGGCTGGGGCAGCCCGTGGGCCCCCGCCAGCTGGGCGGCATTGACCCGTTCCCCCGGGCGGCGCGCCATCGCCGAGAGGATGACCACGCCATAGTCAGTCTCGCGGTTGATTCGGAGCATGGTGTCTGATTTCCCTCAATCCGTACCCAGAGGGTACATATTCCAATCGGGGAAGGGAAGACTTTTTAGAACACTTACAGACAGACACCCCCCGGGCTGAAGATCACCACAGCCGTGCCGATCCATGGGAGGATGGAGTCTGTTTCAACCTGTCAGGAGGGCTACTGTTGACCCCTCAGCCGCACAAGCCGCGACTGCGCACCACCTACCGGCTGATCATCGAGGAACGGGACAACGGCTGGGAGGTGGTCTTCTACGACGAGCAGGGCCGTGTCCAGCACATCGGCAACTCGCACAGCGAGATCGCGGCCCTGCGCTCGGCGTACTTCATCGCGCGCTACTACCACTACGAGCACGACGTGCTCATGCGCACCCGCCACGGCGACAAGCAGCTGGATATCGAAACGCTGATGCAGAACCGCCGCCCGAGCTGAGGCCGCGGCCGGTTCAGGACGCGGCAGCCGCGGCGCCGCCTCCGCCCAGGGCGTGCTGCTCGATGCGGCGGATCTCGTCGCGCACCCGGGCCGCCTCCTCGAACTCCAGCTCCCGGGCGTGCTCCTGCATACGCTTCTCTAGCTCGCGGATCCGCCGCACCGCCTCGGCGGGGGACAGCCCGGCGTACTCGCCCGCCTCTTCGGCCACCCGGGCCGCCCGCTGCGGGGCCCCCGGCGCCGGCACACCACCGCGCTCCATGATGTCGGGCACCTCCTTGCGGATCCCCTGCGGGGTGATGCCGTGGGCCTCATTGTGGGCGATCTGCTTGGCCCGCCGCCGCTCCGTCTCGTCGATGGCGCGGCGCATGGAGTCCGTCATCTGATCAGCGTAGAGGATCGCCCGTCCATCGATATTGCGGGCGGCCCGACCGATGGTCTGGATCAGCGAGCGGGTAGAACGCAGAAAGCCCTCCTTATCGGCATCGAGGATAGCCACCAGCGAGACCTCGGGGATGTCCAGCCCCTCGCGCAGGAGGTTGATGCCGACCAGCACATCGAAGTGGCCCAGGCGCAGGTCACGAATGATCTCGGTGCGCTCGACCGTGTCCACGTCGGAGTGGAGGTAGCGGACCCGGACGCCGTTCTCCTCCAGGTATTCGGTCAGGTCCTCGGCCATACGCTTGGTCAGCGTGGTGACCAACACCCGCTCGTCCCGCTCGGCGCGCGCGCGGATCTCGCCGTAGACATCGTCGACCTGGGCAGTAGCCGGACGCACCTCCACCTCCGGGTCCACTAGCCCGGTGGGGCGGACCACCTGCTCCACCACCTGCCCGGCGTGCTCCTCTTCGAAGGGGCCCGGCGTGGCCGAGACGTAGACCGTCTGCGGCGCCAGGCGGCGGAACTCCTCGAACTTCAGCGGCCGGTTGTCCAGCGCCGAGGGCAGCCGGAACCCGTATTCGACCAGGGTCTGCTTGCGCGAGCGGTCGCCCTTGTACATGCCGCCGATCTGCGGAACGGTGACGTGGGACTCATCGATGAACAGCACGGCCTCCGGCGGGATGTAGTCGAACAGAGTCGGCGGCGGCTCTCCCGGCCCGCGGCCGGAGAGATAGCGGGAGTAGTTCTCGATGCCGTTGCAGTAGCCGAGCTCGAGCATCATCTCCATATCGAAGCGGGTCCGCTCTTCCAGCCGCTGCGCCTCCACCAGCTTGTCGGCAGCCCGCAGCTCATCCAGGCGCTCGCGCAGCTCCTCCTTGATCTGCTCCACGGCCTGGTGGATCTGCTCCTTCGGGGTGACGTAGTGGGTCTTGGGGTAGATGGTCACACGCGGCACCCGGCGCAGCACCTCGCCGGTGAGCGGATCGAACCAGCTGATCTCCTCGATCTCGTCGTCGAAGAGCTGCACCCGGACCGCCTCTTCGGGGGACTCGGCGGGGAAGATGTCGATCACCTCGCCCCTGGCGCGGTAGGTGCCCCGGGTCAGCTCGGTGTCGTTGCGGGTGTACTGCAGTTCGGCCAGCCGGCGCAGGATCGCCCGCTGGTCGATCTGCTCACCGCGCACCAGGTGCAGGAGCATCGACATATACGCCTGCGGGTCGCCCAGCCCGTAGATGGAGGAGACCGAGGCGACGATGACCGTATCCTTGTGCTCGAGCACCGCCTTGGTGGCGGACAGGCGCATCTGCTCGATGTGCTCGTTCACCGAGGCGTCCTTCTCAATGAAGGTATCCGAGGAGGGCACGTACGCCTCGGGCTGGTAGTAGTCGTAGTAGGAGACGAAGTACTCGACGCGGTTCTCCGGCAAGAACTCGCGCATCTCGCCGTAGAGCTGCGCGGCCAGGGTCTTGTTCGGCGCCAGCAGGATCGCCGGACGCTGCAGCCGCTCGATCACGTTGGCGACGGTGAAGGTCTTGCCCGAACCGGTCACCCCAAGCAGGGTCTGGTCCGAGAGCCCCGACTCGATCCCGTCGACGAGCTCGTCGATCGCCTGGGGCTGATCCCCAGCGGGCTGGAAACGGGCGTTCAGCTTGAACCGCTCAGTCATTCCCCCCCCGCACACGCCTTCGGCAGGTCGTTCCGCATCACGCTCTGCAAGCTACACCTCTGACTCCGGCGGTCATAAAGTCTGAACCCTGAACACTGAACCCAAAACCCTTATCATACTCCCCGAGCCCAACTTTCAACGCGGAGCCAAACCATGGACCTTCAGCTTGCCGATCGCGTCCAGCGCATCAAGCCATCGCCGACGCTCGCCGTCACCGCCCGCGCCGCGGAGCTGCGCGCCGCCGGCCACGACGTCATCGGCCTCGGCGCCGGCGAGCCGGACTTCGACACCCCGGCACACATCATCGAGGCCGCCGTCCAGGCCGCCCAGCAGGGGCAGACGCGCTACACCGCCGTGGACGGCACCACCGAACTCAAGCAGGCGGTCATCGACAAGCTCCAGCGCGACAACCAGCTGAGCTACGAAGCCAACCAGATCCTGGTCTCCAGCGGCGCCAAGCAGTCGCTGTTCAACGCCATGGCCGCCGTCCTCAACGAGGGCGACGAGGTGGTCATCCCGGCGCCCTACTGGGTCTCCTACCCGGACATGGCCCTGGTCTTCGGCGCACAGCCGGTCTTCGTGGCCGCCGGTGCCGAGAGCCGTTTCAAGATCACCCCGGAGCAGCTTGAGCAGGCGCTGACCCGCAAGACCCGCATGGTCATCCTCAACAGTCCGTCCAACCCCACCGGCACCGCCTACACCCGGGACGAGCTGGCGGCGCTGGGCGCGGTCCTCGAGCGCCATCCGCAGGTCGTGGTGGTCAGTGACGACATCTACGAGCACATCCTCTGGCGCGACGAGGCTTTCTCCAACATCGCCATGGCGGCACCGCAGCTCTTCGAGCGGACCATCGTGGTCAACGGCGTCTCCAAGGCGTACGCCATGACCGGCTGGCGTATCGGCTACGCGGCCGGCCCGGC encodes the following:
- a CDS encoding pyridoxal phosphate-dependent aminotransferase, producing the protein MDLQLADRVQRIKPSPTLAVTARAAELRAAGHDVIGLGAGEPDFDTPAHIIEAAVQAAQQGQTRYTAVDGTTELKQAVIDKLQRDNQLSYEANQILVSSGAKQSLFNAMAAVLNEGDEVVIPAPYWVSYPDMALVFGAQPVFVAAGAESRFKITPEQLEQALTRKTRMVILNSPSNPTGTAYTRDELAALGAVLERHPQVVVVSDDIYEHILWRDEAFSNIAMAAPQLFERTIVVNGVSKAYAMTGWRIGYAAGPAPLIGAMKKVQSQSTSNPASISQAAALAALNGDQGCIQPMLEQFKARHDFVVERLNAMPGVSCTPCDGTFYCFPHMEEAMNRTGAEDDVAFAEQLINDAGVALVPGSAFGLPGYARISYATSMENLERAMDRLQQALGG
- the sufC gene encoding Fe-S cluster assembly ATPase SufC; protein product: MLKINNLHASVEATEILKGIDFEMGPGEVHAIMGPNGSGKSTLSKILAGDESYEVTDGSVTFDGQDLFEMEPEERARAGVFLGFQYPVEIPGVSNSYFLKAAVNAAREARGEGEIDPVSFLKMARERAQWVKLDESLLSRPVNAGFSGGEKKRNEIFHMAMLEPRLCILDETDSGLDIDALRAVADGVNSMRDPQRSFLIITHYQRLLSYIVPDHVHVMVNGRIVRSGGKELAEELERTGYALFEDEEAA
- the sufB gene encoding Fe-S cluster assembly protein SufB produces the protein MASSNETIERFTSRGYEAGFFTDIEQEFAPPGLNEETIRFISEKKGEPEWMLQWRLEAYRGWLEMAVPEWQNVQFPPIDFQAISYYAAPKEGPKSLDEVDPKLLETYEKLGIPLHEQKMLAGVQEAEEGTERPNVAVDAVFDSVSVATTFKEELAKHGVIFCSISEALHEYPELVRQYIGSVVPRKDNFFAALNSAVFSDGSFVYIPEGVECPMELSTYFRINAGHTGQFERTLIIAEKGSSVSYLEGCTAPQRDENQLHAAVVELYAHDDAQIKYSTVQNWYPGDANGVGGVYNFVTKRGLCAGKRSKISWTQVETGSAITWKYPSCVLKGDDSIGEFYSVAVTRGRQQADTGTKMIHIGNNTRSHIISKGISADYGQQSYRGLVKVLPTAGNARNYSQCDSMLMSSHCGAHTFPYIDIQNPTAQLEHEATTSKIGDDQIFYCKQRGISEEDAVSMIVNGFCKEVFQKLPMEFAVEAQKLLEVTLEDSVG
- the uvrB gene encoding excinuclease ABC subunit UvrB — protein: MTERFKLNARFQPAGDQPQAIDELVDGIESGLSDQTLLGVTGSGKTFTVANVIERLQRPAILLAPNKTLAAQLYGEMREFLPENRVEYFVSYYDYYQPEAYVPSSDTFIEKDASVNEHIEQMRLSATKAVLEHKDTVIVASVSSIYGLGDPQAYMSMLLHLVRGEQIDQRAILRRLAELQYTRNDTELTRGTYRARGEVIDIFPAESPEEAVRVQLFDDEIEEISWFDPLTGEVLRRVPRVTIYPKTHYVTPKEQIHQAVEQIKEELRERLDELRAADKLVEAQRLEERTRFDMEMMLELGYCNGIENYSRYLSGRGPGEPPPTLFDYIPPEAVLFIDESHVTVPQIGGMYKGDRSRKQTLVEYGFRLPSALDNRPLKFEEFRRLAPQTVYVSATPGPFEEEHAGQVVEQVVRPTGLVDPEVEVRPATAQVDDVYGEIRARAERDERVLVTTLTKRMAEDLTEYLEENGVRVRYLHSDVDTVERTEIIRDLRLGHFDVLVGINLLREGLDIPEVSLVAILDADKEGFLRSTRSLIQTIGRAARNIDGRAILYADQMTDSMRRAIDETERRRAKQIAHNEAHGITPQGIRKEVPDIMERGGVPAPGAPQRAARVAEEAGEYAGLSPAEAVRRIRELEKRMQEHARELEFEEAARVRDEIRRIEQHALGGGGAAAAAS
- the sufD gene encoding Fe-S cluster assembly protein SufD, which encodes MGAVEELKSVPRAVFDGRTARGPEWLAERRRAAMATFDAHGFPTRRWEAWKHIDLTPVLRSDFHPPQTAGAVDDGLAGRVDQLLPRSDGPRLVFIDGYLDASRSDYAELPAGLSVQPLSQALADDVAWLQQHLAAHADPANSPFIALNTALMDEGVAIHVARGAMIEAPLLIVCYTSAACAGHAVYPRVIVHGEEASHLRVVEYHSGDPEAAYLSCPVTELVADAGAQVDLTRISEEGDAGCQLGAVSGTAARDARVGAHSFVWGGDKVRVDIEATVQGDNGEGDLTGVHLSDGQRFVDHHTWVHHDAEHTRSRQVFKGVLDGRSESVFDGLIKVHPGAQKTDAEQENRNLLLSPRAFAHSNPRLEIFADDVRCTHGSTVGELDEQALFYMRARGIDPLVAKSLLTYAFVAEVLETVRCSQAADYERALLRRFLPGGEQLEGFEA
- a CDS encoding SUF system Fe-S cluster assembly regulator, yielding MLRINRETDYGVVILSAMARRPGERVNAAQLAGAHGLPQPMVSKVMKQLVHAGLLCSYRGAKGGYGLARPPEEISVAEVIEALEGPIAFTECVESGTDTCTHVEDCNASAAWSRISSVVRQALAAVSLAEMGEPASAPVGIYPRQQVIGH